The window TCTCAGATTTATACATTGGAAGTTCAAGTTCGATACCTTCTTCATAGCTCAATATCTGCGCGATGTTCTTACCCTTTTTTAAAGGTCGTATATTATTTTCTTTTTTATTCATACTTACACGCTCGTGGTCCAAATAATTTTGTGCCGATCCTAATAATATTAGCCCCTTCTTCGATGGCAATTTCATAGGAATTACTCATACCCATCGAAAGGTATTTCATTTCAATATGTGGGATATTAAGTGCTTTGATATGTTCAAAAATACGCTTTGTTTCCACGAAATAGGGACGTGCATCTTCAGGATCACCGGTAAAAGGTCCCATGGTCATAAGTCCCATGACTTTTATGTTTGGTAATTGTTCGATTTCTCGAATGAGCTGCTCAACATCTTCCGGCATAACACCGTTCTTCTGAGATTCCCGTCCACTGTTCACCTCGATAAGTATCGGCATGATCTTGCTGATCAATCTTGCATACTTATCGATTTTTCGTGCGAGTTTCACAGAATCGACGGTTTCTATCATATCACATATCGGGATAACCTGTACAACTTTGTTACTTTGCAGATGTCCAATAAAATGCCATTGTGCTTTATTCCCGACTTTTTCATGAACCGCAGCAGCTTCCTGCACATAATTTTCCCCGATCTTTGTTATCCCTGCTTCAACTGCTTCGAGGATTTCTTCAGCATTCCGCGTTTTTGCGGCAGCAACCACCTCGACACCTTCTGGGATTTCTCCGAGTATTTTTTTTACATTTTCACTAATAAAACTCATTATGTCCTTTCATGTGTGTTCACACATTATGA of the Candidatus Cloacimonadota bacterium genome contains:
- a CDS encoding YggS family pyridoxal phosphate-dependent enzyme, with product MSFISENVKKILGEIPEGVEVVAAAKTRNAEEILEAVEAGITKIGENYVQEAAAVHEKVGNKAQWHFIGHLQSNKVVQVIPICDMIETVDSVKLARKIDKYARLISKIMPILIEVNSGRESQKNGVMPEDVEQLIREIEQLPNIKVMGLMTMGPFTGDPEDARPYFVETKRIFEHIKALNIPHIEMKYLSMGMSNSYEIAIEEGANIIRIGTKLFGPRACKYE